One window of the Deltaproteobacteria bacterium genome contains the following:
- a CDS encoding TIGR00300 family protein, producing the protein MARRDRFLLCMPRFYGIEYVINPWMEGNVGRTDAAEAMRQWEALHAALAAHAAIELLEPAAGLPDMPFTANAGLVHDDTFIPSRFRFPQRAPETPHAVEWFRRRGARIVELPGRGTFEGEGDALFQPGEPLLWGGYGVRTSLQADRHLAEILDVEVVPLRLIDERFYHLDTCFCPLPGGRVFYYPDAFDRESLERIGARVPAEQRFEVDVADALHFACNAIVTGGAVITSFASDALRERLERWGHEVVVCPLGQFVMAGGAAKCLALRLEHPGARRPAGAPRVASEVRERAVEVQGDLLDRGLMNALLDRITDGGGDFEIEAFQPGLRHDQASLARLRVLAPSPERLEAILAQLIEAGARVADEEHDARLEPVEQDGVAPRDFYSTTIFPTDVRVRGRWVRGARQRMDAVLVVDGAPGEPRVTCRLIRELRRGDLVVCGIDGVRTEPTHVPRAAEMFGFMTADASSERRVELTVERIAWEMRRLRERAGKIVVVASPVVIHTGGGSHLARLVHRGYVQALLGGNGLAAHDIEQALFGTSLGVDLKRGTSVQGGHRNHLVAINLVRAHGGIRQAVEAGAVQSGILYECVRHGVPFALAGSIRDDGPLPDTLVDLIAAQAEYARLIAGADMILMLASMLHSIGVGNMTPAGVRLICVDISPAVVTKLADRGSVESTGIVTDVGLFLNLLGAALGD; encoded by the coding sequence ATGGCGCGACGCGACCGCTTTCTCCTCTGCATGCCTCGCTTCTACGGCATCGAGTACGTGATCAACCCGTGGATGGAGGGGAACGTGGGCCGCACCGACGCCGCCGAGGCGATGCGGCAGTGGGAGGCCCTGCACGCGGCGCTCGCCGCGCACGCCGCGATCGAGCTCCTCGAGCCCGCCGCGGGCCTCCCCGACATGCCCTTCACGGCCAACGCGGGCCTCGTGCACGATGACACGTTCATCCCGTCGCGCTTCCGCTTCCCGCAGCGCGCGCCCGAGACGCCGCACGCCGTCGAGTGGTTTCGCCGCCGCGGCGCCCGCATCGTCGAGCTGCCGGGGCGGGGGACGTTCGAGGGCGAGGGCGACGCGCTCTTCCAACCGGGCGAGCCCCTCCTGTGGGGCGGGTACGGCGTGCGCACCTCGCTCCAGGCCGACCGCCACCTGGCGGAGATCCTGGATGTCGAGGTCGTGCCGCTCCGCCTGATCGACGAGCGCTTCTACCACCTCGACACCTGCTTCTGTCCGCTCCCCGGGGGACGCGTCTTCTACTACCCCGACGCGTTCGACCGCGAGTCGCTCGAGCGCATCGGCGCGCGCGTGCCCGCGGAACAGCGCTTCGAGGTGGACGTGGCCGACGCCCTCCACTTCGCCTGCAACGCCATCGTGACCGGGGGCGCGGTGATCACGAGCTTCGCGAGCGACGCGCTGCGCGAGCGCCTCGAGCGCTGGGGCCACGAGGTCGTCGTCTGCCCGCTCGGGCAGTTCGTCATGGCGGGCGGCGCTGCGAAGTGCCTGGCCCTCCGGCTCGAGCATCCGGGCGCGCGGCGGCCCGCGGGCGCGCCGCGGGTCGCATCCGAGGTGCGCGAGCGCGCGGTCGAGGTCCAGGGCGACCTCCTCGACAGGGGCCTGATGAACGCCCTCCTCGACCGCATCACCGACGGCGGCGGCGACTTCGAGATCGAGGCCTTCCAGCCCGGTCTCCGCCACGACCAGGCCTCGCTGGCGCGCCTGCGCGTGCTGGCGCCCTCGCCGGAGCGCCTGGAGGCGATCCTGGCGCAGCTCATCGAGGCCGGCGCGCGCGTCGCCGACGAGGAGCACGATGCGCGCCTCGAACCGGTCGAGCAGGACGGGGTGGCGCCGCGGGACTTCTACAGCACGACCATCTTCCCGACCGACGTGCGGGTTCGCGGCCGCTGGGTGCGCGGCGCGCGGCAGCGCATGGACGCCGTGCTGGTCGTCGACGGCGCGCCCGGCGAGCCGCGCGTCACCTGCCGCCTGATCCGCGAGCTCCGGCGGGGGGACCTGGTGGTGTGCGGCATCGACGGGGTCCGCACCGAGCCGACCCACGTGCCGCGCGCGGCGGAGATGTTCGGGTTCATGACCGCGGATGCGTCGAGCGAGCGGCGCGTGGAGCTCACCGTCGAGCGCATCGCGTGGGAGATGCGGCGGCTCCGCGAGCGCGCCGGGAAGATCGTCGTGGTCGCGAGCCCGGTCGTGATCCACACCGGCGGCGGGTCGCACCTGGCCCGCCTCGTCCACCGCGGCTACGTGCAGGCGCTCCTCGGCGGCAACGGACTCGCGGCGCACGACATCGAGCAGGCGCTCTTCGGCACCTCGCTCGGCGTGGACCTGAAACGGGGCACGAGCGTGCAGGGCGGGCACCGCAACCACCTGGTGGCGATCAACCTCGTGCGCGCCCACGGCGGCATCCGGCAAGCGGTCGAGGCGGGCGCGGTGCAGAGCGGCATCCTGTACGAGTGCGTGCGCCACGGCGTGCCGTTCGCGCTCGCCGGTTCCATCCGCGATGACGGGCCGCTGCCCGACACGCTCGTCGATCTCATCGCCGCGCAGGCCGAGTATGCCCGGCTCATCGCGGGCGCCGACATGATCCTCATGCTCGCCTCCATGCTCCACTCGATCGGCGTCGGGAACATGACGCCGGCGGGCGTGCGGCTCATCTGCGTCGACATCAGCCCGGCGGTGGTGACCAAGCTCGCCGACCGCGGCTCGGTCGAGTCGACCGGCATCGTGACCGACGTGGGGCTCTTCCTGAACCTGCTCGGCGCGGCCCTCGGGGACTGA
- a CDS encoding class I SAM-dependent methyltransferase produces MAEERTITVYDSQSHEYHRAFQVFLDHTDQKLKAQKWLTDLIDRLPSRRVFIDAGAGNGKVTAWFTERFGRTITIEPNASLRSELRRDCPAAEVVPERILDATVGAAGDLILCSHVFYYIDASEWLPNLERLVSWLSSSGVLVLVVQNHDTDCMRMLEHFFGRRFLLASFARQFQEGCGGSYQVLVDTVPAQIETADFASAYTIAEFMLNLLPISDPPVRGALEAYVGAHFERPKGSFRFSCDQDFVQIWRRS; encoded by the coding sequence ATGGCTGAGGAGCGCACGATAACCGTTTACGACTCGCAAAGCCACGAATACCACCGGGCATTTCAGGTCTTTCTCGATCACACCGACCAGAAGCTCAAGGCACAAAAATGGTTGACGGACCTCATCGATCGCTTGCCGTCCCGGCGTGTATTCATTGACGCCGGCGCCGGCAACGGAAAGGTGACCGCGTGGTTCACCGAACGGTTCGGCCGGACCATCACCATCGAGCCCAACGCCTCGTTGCGGAGCGAGCTGAGGCGGGACTGCCCGGCGGCAGAAGTGGTTCCCGAAAGAATTCTGGACGCCACGGTCGGGGCGGCAGGTGATCTGATCCTTTGCTCTCACGTGTTCTACTACATCGATGCCTCGGAATGGCTGCCGAATCTGGAACGGCTGGTCTCGTGGCTGTCTTCCAGCGGCGTTTTGGTTCTGGTGGTCCAGAACCATGACACGGATTGCATGCGTATGTTGGAGCATTTCTTCGGCAGGCGCTTCCTGCTCGCTTCATTTGCCCGCCAGTTTCAGGAGGGGTGCGGCGGGTCTTATCAGGTACTGGTCGACACCGTTCCCGCGCAAATCGAGACGGCGGATTTCGCATCGGCGTATACCATTGCCGAGTTCATGCTCAATCTCCTCCCTATTTCGGACCCGCCGGTGCGCGGGGCGCTGGAGGCGTACGTAGGAGCGCACTTCGAGCGCCCTAAAGGGTCGTTTCGATTTTCGTGCGATCAGGACTTCGTCCAGATCTGGAGACGCAGTTGA
- a CDS encoding competence/damage-inducible protein A, with protein MSPESGTPTEIVAVGRELLTGRTVDTNSAWIAARLTDLGAAVTRVVAVDDDPAAIAREIAGARERGTGLVITTGGLGPTLDDRTLAGVAAAFGRRLVEHGAALDFVARRYAELAAASAVAGAALTPPRRKMACLPEGAEPIDNAVGTAPGVFLSDGAQALLALPGVPAEMRAVFDAALPRLRERLGPPAHVAEREVASGSGDESLITLAVERVMQAVPGVHLKSLATVFAPDCDLRVRLTARAATRAEAEARVARAAERLAAELARSR; from the coding sequence ATGTCGCCCGAGTCCGGCACTCCCACGGAGATCGTGGCCGTCGGCCGCGAACTGCTCACCGGCCGCACGGTCGATACCAACTCGGCGTGGATCGCCGCAAGGCTGACCGACCTGGGTGCAGCCGTCACCCGCGTCGTCGCGGTCGACGACGATCCGGCGGCGATCGCGCGTGAGATCGCGGGCGCGCGCGAGCGAGGCACGGGCCTGGTGATCACGACCGGCGGGCTCGGGCCGACGCTCGATGACCGCACGCTCGCGGGCGTCGCGGCGGCCTTCGGCCGGCGCCTCGTCGAGCACGGTGCCGCCCTCGACTTCGTCGCCCGGCGCTACGCCGAGCTCGCCGCCGCCAGCGCCGTCGCCGGCGCCGCGCTCACGCCGCCACGCCGGAAGATGGCTTGCCTCCCCGAAGGTGCCGAGCCCATCGACAACGCGGTCGGCACCGCGCCGGGCGTCTTCCTCTCCGACGGCGCGCAAGCGCTCCTCGCCCTGCCTGGCGTGCCAGCCGAGATGCGCGCCGTCTTCGACGCCGCCCTGCCCCGCCTGCGCGAGCGCCTCGGCCCCCCGGCCCACGTCGCCGAGCGCGAGGTCGCCTCCGGCTCGGGCGACGAGTCCCTCATCACCCTCGCGGTCGAGCGGGTCATGCAGGCCGTGCCCGGCGTGCACCTCAAGTCCCTCGCCACCGTCTTCGCCCCCGACTGCGACCTCCGCGTCCGCCTGACCGCGCGCGCCGCCACGCGGGCCGAGGCCGAGGCGCGCGTCGCGCGCGCGGCCGAGCGCCTCGCCGCCGAGCTCGCGCGCTCGAGATAG
- the efp gene encoding elongation factor P — protein MLIPATQLRVGMIIQHQSDLWRVMNVVHVTPGNWRGMVQTKLRNLRSGTQTEYRFRSEDKAERVTLEQHEMEYLYESDGQYHFMNTENFEQIALEADLLGNAVRFLIPNSRIQVELHEGRPMGVSLPKTIDLKVVETAPGLKSATVTNVLKPATTETGLVVQVPNFIGEGDVIRVDTETGEYLSRARGE, from the coding sequence ATGCTTATCCCCGCCACGCAGCTCCGCGTGGGCATGATCATCCAGCACCAGAGCGACCTCTGGCGCGTGATGAACGTCGTCCACGTGACGCCCGGCAACTGGCGCGGCATGGTGCAGACCAAGCTCCGCAACCTGCGCAGCGGGACGCAGACCGAGTACCGCTTCCGCTCCGAGGACAAGGCCGAGCGCGTGACGCTCGAGCAGCACGAGATGGAGTACCTCTACGAGAGCGACGGCCAGTACCACTTCATGAACACGGAGAACTTCGAGCAGATCGCGCTGGAGGCCGACCTCCTCGGCAACGCGGTCAGGTTCCTGATCCCGAACTCCCGCATCCAGGTCGAGCTCCACGAGGGGAGGCCGATGGGCGTGAGCCTGCCCAAGACGATCGACCTGAAGGTCGTGGAGACCGCCCCGGGGCTCAAGAGCGCGACCGTCACGAACGTCCTCAAGCCCGCCACGACCGAGACCGGCCTGGTGGTGCAGGTGCCCAACTTCATCGGCGAGGGCGACGTGATCCGGGTCGACACGGAGACCGGCGAGTACCTCTCGCGCGCCCGGGGCGAGTAG
- a CDS encoding aldehyde dehydrogenase family protein, with the protein MGDAFEHEVQALARQIAAAGASERVHLFHLGRWSERVLDWAMSHPGFKTQLFRFVDVFPACRDDADVLRHLSEYFAGVEVPRALGLGLEVAEVVPFGARISTAAARRNIMRMARQLIAGATPEDALPRLAALWRAGEACTVDLLGEKTVTEREAARYAERVRAMLEALVAGTREWPAAPHLERDPWGPVARVNVSVKPTALSPLFAPATAREGLAEARERLLPILRRAREAGATVYLDMEHDDVKDPTLELLRTLGAEFPDGPQLGCVIQAYRRDALADLREMVAWSERALGMPLAIRLVKGAYWDFETVVATAEGWPSPVFAAKADTDASYERCVRYLIEHAGRVRPAFGSHNLRSIAYAVAYARARGLPPGAVEHQLLYGMAEPIHAALCRLGFRVRVYAPVGDLVAGMAYLVRRLLENTSNESFIRHRFAEGQTLEALVAPPAAAHLPEPADAAERPATDPADPSPFANEPHAELRRAHVRARLEASVTAAPARLGFEAPVVIEGRAIPTAAAIVSVDPGHVSTVVCRSGRAAPADAVRALEAAERAWPAWRAAPWAARGAVLFRAAALMRRRRTELAALEVFEAGKPLAEADADVCEAIDFCEYYGREALRLGAGAPVLSLPGETNVYRYQPRGVGVVIAPWNFPLAIPAGMATAALVTGNCVVLKPAEQTPGVAFRLVEILLEAGLPPGALGFLPGVGEEVGPVLVDHPATAFVAFTGSKAVGLSLVERAAVQRPGQRHVKRVIAEMGGKNAIVVDANADLDQAVPAIVASAFAYAGQKCSAAARVIAVGPVFEELLERLVGATGIVPVGHARELRTVVGPLIDEDAHRRVRDYQTLARTEGEVVYQRDEVPAGGWYVGPTIVVARDSRTRIATEEIFGPLLTVLRADDFEHALALANDTAYALTGGLFSRSPARIRRATEAFRAGNLYVNRAITGARVGRQPFGGHGLSGVGSKAGGPDYLLQFVEPRTVTENTIRQGFAPLDER; encoded by the coding sequence ATGGGCGACGCCTTCGAGCACGAGGTGCAGGCCCTCGCCCGCCAGATCGCGGCGGCCGGGGCGTCGGAGCGCGTCCATCTCTTTCACCTCGGGCGCTGGAGCGAGCGCGTCCTCGACTGGGCGATGTCGCATCCGGGCTTCAAGACCCAGCTCTTCCGGTTCGTCGACGTCTTCCCCGCCTGTCGCGACGACGCCGACGTGCTCCGCCACCTGAGCGAGTACTTCGCCGGCGTCGAGGTGCCGCGCGCGCTCGGCCTCGGGCTCGAGGTGGCGGAGGTGGTGCCCTTCGGGGCGCGCATCTCGACGGCCGCCGCGCGCCGCAACATCATGCGGATGGCGCGCCAGCTGATCGCCGGGGCGACACCGGAGGACGCGCTGCCGCGGCTGGCGGCGCTCTGGCGCGCGGGCGAGGCGTGCACCGTCGATCTCCTCGGCGAGAAGACGGTGACCGAGCGCGAGGCCGCGCGCTATGCCGAGCGCGTGCGGGCGATGCTCGAGGCGCTGGTCGCGGGCACGCGGGAGTGGCCGGCGGCGCCGCACCTCGAGCGCGACCCGTGGGGTCCCGTGGCGCGCGTCAACGTGTCGGTCAAGCCGACCGCGCTCTCGCCGCTCTTCGCGCCGGCGACCGCGCGCGAGGGCCTCGCCGAGGCGCGCGAGCGACTCCTCCCGATCCTCCGCCGCGCGCGCGAGGCGGGGGCCACCGTGTACCTCGACATGGAGCACGACGACGTGAAGGACCCGACGCTCGAGCTGCTGCGCACGCTCGGCGCCGAGTTCCCCGACGGGCCGCAGCTCGGGTGCGTGATCCAGGCGTACCGGCGGGACGCGCTCGCCGACCTGCGGGAGATGGTCGCGTGGTCGGAACGCGCGCTGGGCATGCCGCTGGCCATCCGGCTGGTGAAGGGGGCCTACTGGGACTTCGAGACGGTCGTCGCAACGGCCGAGGGCTGGCCGTCCCCCGTGTTCGCGGCGAAGGCCGACACCGACGCCAGCTACGAGCGCTGCGTGCGCTACCTGATCGAGCACGCGGGCCGGGTGCGGCCGGCCTTCGGGAGCCACAACCTGCGCAGCATCGCGTATGCGGTGGCGTACGCGCGCGCCCGGGGCCTGCCGCCGGGCGCGGTCGAGCACCAGCTCCTCTACGGGATGGCCGAGCCGATCCACGCCGCGCTCTGCCGGCTCGGCTTCCGCGTGCGCGTCTACGCGCCGGTCGGCGACCTGGTCGCCGGCATGGCGTACCTCGTCCGCCGGCTGCTCGAGAACACCTCGAACGAGTCCTTCATCCGCCATCGCTTCGCGGAGGGCCAGACGCTCGAGGCGCTGGTCGCGCCGCCGGCGGCCGCGCACCTCCCCGAGCCGGCGGACGCGGCCGAGCGCCCGGCGACCGACCCGGCGGACCCCAGCCCGTTCGCCAACGAGCCGCACGCCGAGCTGCGCCGCGCGCACGTCCGCGCGCGGCTCGAGGCCTCGGTCACGGCGGCTCCTGCGCGCCTCGGCTTCGAGGCGCCGGTCGTGATCGAGGGGCGCGCGATCCCGACCGCGGCCGCGATCGTCTCCGTCGACCCCGGACACGTGTCGACGGTCGTGTGCCGGAGCGGACGGGCCGCGCCGGCCGACGCCGTGCGCGCGCTCGAGGCGGCGGAGCGGGCGTGGCCGGCGTGGCGCGCCGCGCCGTGGGCGGCTCGCGGCGCCGTCCTCTTCCGCGCCGCGGCGCTCATGCGGCGGCGGCGCACCGAGCTGGCCGCGCTCGAGGTGTTCGAGGCCGGGAAGCCGCTCGCCGAGGCCGACGCCGACGTGTGCGAGGCGATCGACTTCTGCGAGTACTACGGCCGCGAGGCGCTCCGCCTCGGGGCCGGCGCGCCGGTCCTCTCGTTGCCGGGCGAGACCAACGTCTACCGCTACCAGCCGCGCGGCGTGGGCGTCGTCATCGCGCCGTGGAACTTCCCGCTCGCCATCCCGGCGGGCATGGCGACGGCGGCGCTGGTCACGGGGAACTGCGTCGTCCTGAAACCCGCCGAGCAGACGCCCGGCGTCGCCTTCCGCCTGGTCGAGATTCTCCTCGAGGCGGGGCTGCCGCCCGGCGCACTCGGGTTCCTCCCCGGCGTGGGCGAGGAGGTCGGGCCCGTGCTCGTCGATCATCCGGCGACGGCCTTCGTCGCCTTCACGGGCTCGAAGGCGGTCGGGCTCTCGCTGGTCGAACGGGCGGCCGTCCAGCGCCCCGGCCAGCGGCACGTGAAGCGCGTCATTGCCGAGATGGGCGGCAAGAACGCGATCGTGGTCGACGCGAACGCCGACCTCGACCAGGCGGTGCCGGCGATCGTGGCGAGCGCCTTCGCCTACGCCGGCCAGAAGTGCTCGGCCGCCGCGCGCGTGATCGCGGTCGGGCCCGTGTTCGAGGAGCTCCTCGAGCGGCTCGTCGGCGCGACGGGGATCGTCCCCGTCGGCCACGCGCGCGAGCTGCGCACGGTCGTCGGGCCGCTCATCGACGAGGACGCGCACCGCCGCGTGCGTGACTACCAGACGCTCGCCCGCACCGAGGGCGAGGTCGTCTACCAGCGCGACGAGGTGCCCGCGGGCGGCTGGTACGTCGGCCCGACGATCGTGGTGGCGCGCGACTCCCGCACGCGGATCGCGACCGAGGAGATCTTCGGCCCGCTCCTGACGGTGCTCCGCGCCGACGACTTCGAGCACGCCCTCGCGCTCGCGAACGACACGGCCTACGCGCTCACGGGCGGTCTCTTCTCCCGCTCCCCGGCGCGCATCCGCCGCGCGACCGAGGCGTTCCGCGCCGGGAACCTCTACGTGAACCGCGCCATCACCGGGGCGCGCGTCGGCCGCCAGCCCTTCGGGGGCCATGGCCTCTCGGGCGTGGGCTCGAAGGCCGGCGGCCCGGACTACCTCCTCCAGTTCGTCGAGCCGCGCACCGTGACCGAGAACACGATCCGCCAGGGGTTCGCGCCGCTCGACGAGCGCTGA
- a CDS encoding cupin domain-containing protein: MDRFRHVPSLLAFSAEKMKKVGLVDTPNLFCDAYCLESGQEQAGHRHAVGDKIYYVLSGRGRIRVGNEEREVGPGDLVCAPAGDEHAVRNPGPEQLALLVVMAPKPS, from the coding sequence ATGGACCGCTTCCGCCACGTGCCCTCGCTGCTGGCGTTCTCGGCCGAGAAGATGAAGAAGGTCGGCCTGGTCGACACGCCGAACCTCTTCTGCGACGCCTACTGCCTCGAGTCGGGCCAGGAGCAGGCAGGACACCGTCACGCCGTCGGCGACAAGATCTACTACGTCCTCTCGGGCAGGGGGCGCATCCGCGTGGGCAACGAGGAGCGGGAGGTGGGCCCGGGCGACCTCGTGTGCGCGCCCGCGGGCGACGAGCACGCGGTCCGCAACCCGGGGCCGGAGCAGCTCGCGCTGCTGGTGGTCATGGCCCCCAAGCCGTCATGA
- a CDS encoding enoyl-CoA hydratase (Catalyzes the reversible hydration of unsaturated fatty acyl-CoA to beta-hydroxyacyl-CoA), translating into MPFEFVRYEKRNRIAYVTINRPEVMNALHPPANDELSAVWDDFAADPDTWVAILTGAGERAFSAGNDLKWTATHGMPRMPKGGFGGIVFRDDIWKPLIAAVNGVALGGGLEIALACDIIVAAENARLGLPEPRVGLMAAAGGVHRLPRSVPLKIAMGMMLTGRQIPAAEALRIGLVNEVVPPAQLMAAAERWASEILECSPLSVQASKQAALQGLAKPLAEAMAGDYPLVRKLWTSEDVVEGPLAFAEKRKPVWKGR; encoded by the coding sequence ATGCCGTTCGAGTTCGTCCGTTACGAGAAGCGCAACCGGATCGCCTACGTCACGATCAACCGCCCCGAGGTGATGAACGCGCTCCACCCGCCGGCGAACGACGAGCTGTCGGCGGTGTGGGATGACTTCGCCGCCGACCCCGACACCTGGGTCGCCATCCTGACCGGCGCCGGCGAGCGGGCCTTCTCGGCCGGCAACGACCTCAAGTGGACCGCGACGCACGGCATGCCGCGCATGCCGAAGGGCGGCTTCGGCGGCATCGTCTTCCGCGACGACATCTGGAAGCCGCTCATCGCCGCGGTGAACGGCGTGGCCCTGGGCGGCGGCCTCGAGATCGCGCTCGCGTGCGACATCATCGTCGCCGCGGAGAACGCCCGCCTGGGGCTCCCCGAGCCGCGCGTCGGCCTCATGGCGGCGGCGGGCGGGGTGCACCGCCTGCCGCGCTCCGTGCCGCTCAAGATCGCGATGGGGATGATGCTGACGGGACGGCAGATCCCGGCGGCCGAGGCGCTGCGCATCGGGCTGGTCAACGAGGTCGTGCCGCCGGCGCAGTTGATGGCCGCGGCGGAGCGCTGGGCGAGCGAGATCCTCGAGTGCTCGCCGCTCTCGGTGCAGGCCTCCAAGCAGGCGGCGCTGCAGGGCCTGGCGAAGCCCCTCGCCGAGGCGATGGCGGGCGACTATCCCCTCGTGCGGAAGCTCTGGACGAGCGAGGACGTCGTCGAGGGGCCGCTCGCGTTCGCGGAGAAGCGGAAGCCGGTGTGGAAGGGGCGGTAG
- a CDS encoding SRPBCC family protein, with product MIVGEGKALIRRSPRDILEFVLDLERYREADTKIGRVHFVERDGNRGRARYAGRVRGLPGPAETVCWELEPWSRLHFWSTPSLWPGVLYRFDGLFTCEETADGARVHHREAVSLRPPLAWVVEPFLRDWLARDTVEEMARMKALLER from the coding sequence GTGATCGTCGGCGAGGGGAAGGCGCTCATCCGGAGATCCCCGCGCGACATCCTCGAGTTCGTCCTCGACCTCGAACGCTACCGCGAGGCCGACACCAAGATCGGCCGCGTCCACTTCGTCGAGCGCGACGGTAACCGGGGCCGGGCGCGCTACGCGGGCCGGGTGCGCGGTCTCCCGGGCCCGGCCGAGACCGTCTGCTGGGAGCTGGAGCCGTGGTCGCGGCTCCACTTCTGGAGCACGCCCTCGCTCTGGCCCGGCGTCCTCTATCGGTTCGACGGACTCTTCACCTGCGAGGAGACGGCGGATGGGGCGCGCGTCCACCATCGCGAAGCCGTCTCCCTGCGGCCGCCCCTCGCCTGGGTCGTGGAGCCCTTCCTCCGCGACTGGCTCGCGCGCGACACGGTCGAGGAGATGGCGCGCATGAAGGCGCTGCTCGAGCGCTAG
- a CDS encoding amidohydrolase, protein MPTPVIDMWAPILPVPEVMAHVAENFPEAMLGYLRVFWKQRPSEDALRAGAPAMARPLSDIVAALDAAGITRTLITGFDELSTAGKTFVPNALVAPIAERHPDRFIPFAGVDIMKGPTALGELEHWVRERGFRGLSLRPFMIGLPADDRHYYPFYAKCVELGVPLSIHTSANWTSVAVNDLGHPRHLDPVARDFPELRIIMSHGGYPWVLEACLLAWKYENVYLELAAHRPRYLAEPGTGWEPLLRFGQTTIAEKVLYGSGSFLLQRPLAALVAEFRALPVRPAVMERWLYGNARALLGGKD, encoded by the coding sequence ATGCCGACCCCCGTCATCGACATGTGGGCTCCCATCCTTCCCGTGCCGGAGGTCATGGCGCACGTCGCGGAGAACTTCCCCGAGGCGATGCTCGGCTACCTGCGTGTCTTCTGGAAGCAGCGGCCGTCCGAGGACGCCCTCCGTGCCGGGGCGCCGGCGATGGCGCGGCCTCTCTCCGACATCGTCGCGGCCCTCGACGCCGCAGGCATCACGCGCACGCTGATCACCGGCTTCGACGAGCTCTCAACCGCGGGCAAGACGTTCGTCCCGAACGCGCTGGTCGCACCGATCGCCGAGCGCCATCCGGATCGCTTCATCCCGTTCGCCGGCGTGGACATCATGAAGGGCCCGACGGCGCTCGGCGAGCTCGAGCACTGGGTGCGCGAGCGCGGCTTCCGCGGTCTCTCGCTGCGGCCCTTCATGATCGGCCTGCCTGCCGACGATAGGCACTACTACCCGTTCTACGCGAAGTGCGTGGAGCTCGGCGTCCCGCTCAGCATCCACACCTCGGCCAACTGGACCTCCGTCGCCGTGAACGACCTCGGCCACCCGCGCCACCTCGATCCCGTGGCGCGCGACTTCCCGGAGCTCCGCATCATCATGAGCCACGGCGGCTACCCCTGGGTGCTGGAGGCGTGTCTCCTCGCCTGGAAGTACGAGAACGTCTACCTGGAGCTGGCCGCGCACCGCCCCAGGTACCTGGCCGAGCCGGGCACGGGCTGGGAGCCGCTGCTCCGCTTCGGGCAGACGACGATCGCGGAGAAGGTGCTCTACGGCTCGGGCTCGTTCCTCCTCCAGCGACCGCTGGCGGCGCTGGTGGCGGAGTTCCGCGCGCTGCCGGTCAGGCCGGCGGTGATGGAGCGGTGGCTCTACGGGAACGCGCGCGCGTTGCTCGGCGGGAAGGATTGA
- a CDS encoding DUF4440 domain-containing protein — protein sequence MTDRDAVLEANAAFYRAFESLDLRRMEEVWLRAPYIKCVHPGWGPLVGWGPVMESWERIFSGTFEMRFALTHVQVEVCGGLAWVVLTENIESRHRDGKVEAQVEATNIFERRDGRWLLVHHHGSPIFGPVAAAEQMH from the coding sequence ATGACCGACCGCGACGCCGTCCTCGAGGCCAACGCGGCCTTCTACCGCGCCTTCGAGAGCCTCGACCTCCGGCGCATGGAGGAGGTCTGGCTCCGCGCGCCGTACATCAAGTGCGTCCACCCGGGCTGGGGTCCCCTCGTCGGCTGGGGTCCCGTGATGGAGAGCTGGGAGCGCATCTTCTCGGGCACGTTCGAGATGCGCTTCGCGCTCACCCACGTGCAGGTCGAGGTGTGCGGCGGCCTCGCCTGGGTGGTCCTCACCGAGAACATCGAGAGCCGCCACCGCGACGGCAAGGTCGAGGCGCAGGTCGAGGCGACGAACATCTTCGAGCGCCGCGACGGGCGCTGGCTCCTCGTCCATCACCACGGCTCGCCCATCTTCGGGCCGGTGGCCGCGGCCGAGCAGATGCACTGA